In the genome of Colletes latitarsis isolate SP2378_abdomen chromosome 9, iyColLati1, whole genome shotgun sequence, one region contains:
- the LOC143345527 gene encoding COP9 signalosome complex subunit 9, with translation MKPSLVADEMFPEGAGSYIELEEVGGSRLLVDLTTSEKAVHSDFFNDFDDLFDEDDLD, from the exons ATGAAGCCTAGTCTAGTGGCGGATGAAATGTTTCCCGAGGGCGCAGGATCCTACATTGAATTAGAGGAG GTTGGAGGCAGTCGTTTATTAGTTGATCTTACTACTAGCGAGAAAGCAGTACACTCAGACTTTTTTAATG attttgatgatttgtTTGATGAAGATGATCttgattaa
- the Dp gene encoding transcription factor Dp encodes MTQQNKTMNFLIHDANGHPQVIKVVQSTANKALGGLVSTTNAGSLKVFKTPSQESQVLSSNAQVLRTISLQSPSTPGQRLVTIPLQNTKLATTKAGEPVLTKTIQLTSAQMSDIKQAIVSQQQQQQQQQQQQQQSANQQLVKDASGKTYISPILDHSGSRKRQDVEGGDFVPDKRRKTEKVGKGLRHFSMKVCEKVKKKGTTSYNEVADELVGEFTNPAHINSLTDQQYDQKNIRRRVYDALNVLMAMNIISKEKKEIRWLGLPTNSLQECLALEKDKKKKIERIKAKTQQLHQLILSHISFKNLVERNRANESLRGPPKPNSAIQLPFLIVNTSKKTVIDCSISNDKTEYLFNFNDKFEIHDDIEVLKQMGLAFGLEKGECNEENLRKAKLMVPKSLEKYVEQLATGDLEKFIPVTIPGPSTSMEDLDIKLEGSRPPSSSHTSLSEDVLSPPSQYYSEEEDEEEESDQDDQADSDLEVN; translated from the exons ATGACGCAACAAAACAAAACGATGAACTTTCTCATACATGACGCGAACG gTCATCCACAAGTGATAAAAGTAGTACAGAGTACTGCCAATAAAGCATTGGGTGGTCTTGTCAGTACAACAAATGCAGGTAGCCTTAAGGTCTTTAAGACTCCGAGCCAAGAATCTCag GTTTTGTCATCAAACGCACAAGTTCTTAGAACTATTAGTCTACAAAGTCCTTCAACTCCCGGCCAAA GATTGGTTACAATACCATTGCAGAATACAAAATTGGCGACTACTAAGGCTGGTGAACCTGTACTGACCAAGACTATACAGTTGACATCCGCGCAAATG AGCGATATAAAACAGGCAATAGTATctcagcagcaacaacagcagcaacagcaacaacaacaacaacagtccGCTAATCAACAACTTGTAAAAGATGCGAGCGGAAAAACGTATATCAGTCCAATATTGGATCACAGTGGTTCGAGAAAAAGACAAGATGTCGAGGGAGGCGACTTTGTACCAGA TAAacgaagaaaaacagaaaaagtagGCAAAGGTTTACGACATTTTTCAAtgaaagtttgcgagaaagttaAGAAAAAGGGAACGACGTCATACAACGAGGTTGCAGACGAACTTGTTGGAGAATTTACTAATCCTGCTCATATAAACTCCTTAACAGATCAG CAATATGATCAGAAAAATATTAGAAGACGTGTTTACGATGCTTTGAACGTCTTAATGGCAATGAATATTATTTCAAAAGAAAAGAAGGAAATCAGGTGGCTAGGTTTACCAACTAATTCTTTGCAAGAATGTTTAGCGCTTGAGAAagataaaaagaagaaaatcgaGAGGATTAAAGCGAAAACGCAACAATTACATCAATTGATTCTCTCGCATATCTCTTTCAAAAACCTGGTGGAACGTAATCGTGCCAATGAAAGTCTGCGTGGTCCCCCAAAACCAAATTCTGCCATACAGCTGCCATTCCTGATTGTGAATACTAGCAAAAAGACTGTCATAGATTGCAGCATTTCGAATGACAA AACTGAGTACCTGTTCAATTTTAACGATAAGTTCGAAATTCACGACGATATTGAAGTTCTGAAACAAATGGGTTTAGCTTTCG GTCTAGAAAAAGGAGAATGTAACGAGGAAAATTTGCGAAAGGCTAAGTTGATGGTTCCAAAATCGTTGGAAAAATATGTGGAGC AACTGGCAACTGGCGATTTGGAGAAATTCATCCCAGTAACCATTCCTGGACCAAGTACTTCAATGGAAGACCTGGATATAAAATTGGAAGGTTCTCGACCACCttcctcttctcatacttcactctCAGAGGATGTTCTATCGCCACCCTCGCAGTATTATTCCGAGGAAGAAGACGAGGAGGAAGAGAGCGATCAGGATGACCAAGCAGATAGCGATCTCGAAGTTAACTAG
- the Mo25 gene encoding calcium binding protein Mo25, with product MPLFGKSQKSPAEVVKALKEAVNALERGDKKVEKAQEDVSKNLVHIKNMLYGTAESEPQADIVVAQLAQELYNSNLLLLLVQNLSRIDFEGKKDVAQVFNNILRRQIGTRSPTVEYICTKPEILFTLMSGYEHQDIALNCGTMLRECARYEALAKIMIYSDDFYNFFRYVEVSTFDIASDAFSTFKELLTRHKILSAEFLEINYDKVFSHYQRLLSSENYVTRRQSLKLLGELLLDRHNFTVMTRYISNPDNLKLMMNMLKEKSRNIQFEAFHVFKVFVANPNKPKPILDILLRNQEKLIEFLTRFHTERSEDEQFNDEKAYLIKQIQELQSVHEN from the exons ATGCCTCTGTTCGGAAAGTCTCAAAAGAGTCCGGCGGAGGTGGTAAAAGctcttaaggaagcagtaaatgCATTGGAGCGTGGTGATAAGAAGGTAGAAAAG GCTCAAGAGGATGTTAGTAAAAATTTGGTACACATAAAAAATATGCTCTATGGAACAGCTGAATCAGAGCCCCAGGCAGACATTGTTGTTGCCCAATTGGCGCAAGAATTAtataatagtaatttgttgcttCTACTTGTGCAAAATCTTAGTCGCATAGACTTTGAG GGAAAGAAAGATGTCGCTCAAGTGTTTAATAATATACTACGAAGACAAATTGGAACCAGATCTCCGACAGTGGAATACATATGCACTAAACCAGAAATATTATTTACtctaatgtctgg GTATGAACACCAAGATATCGCCTTAAACTGTGGCACTATGTTGAGAGAATGTGCGAGATACGAGGCCTTGGCAAAAATTATGATTTATTCGGACgacttttacaattttttcagaTATGTTGAAGTGTCGACTTTCGACATAGCTTCCGACGCATTTTCTACGTTCAAA GAATTACTTACCAGGCATAAAATACTGAGCGCTGaatttttagaaataaattacGATAAAGTTTTCTCTCATTATCAAAGGTTATTGAGTTCGGAAAACTATGTTACGCGACGACAGAGTTTGAAACTGCTAGGGGAACTTTTACTTGATAGACACAATTTTACC GTAATGACACGATATATTTCGAATCCTGATAATTTGAAATTGATGATGAATATGCTCAAAGAAAAATCACGTAATATTCAGTTTGAAGCGTTTCATGTTTTCAAG GTATTTGTGGCGAATCCGAACAAGCCGAAACCGATTTTAGACATTCTACTGCGCAACCAGGAGAAGCTAATTGAATTTCTGACGCGTTTCCACACTGAGCGTTCAGAGGATGAACAATTTAATGACGAGAAGGCGTACCTTATTAAGCAGATTCAAGAACTTCAATCTGTACATGAGAATTAA
- the Dnz1 gene encoding DNZDHHC/NEW1 zinc finger protein 11, with translation MYLFIRSMEQIKMFVKDPCGIVCIIVTYVAVFYADYVVVCWVILHSLQDSLWGPFHVVAFNAVVLLLVMSHLKAVCSDPGVVPLPQSRMDFSDIHTDNSETKIECDERDNWTVCTRCETYRPPKARHCRICKRCIRRMDHHCPWINNCVGERNQKYFIQFLVYVGLLAVYALGLVITSWILECSHCSNDIAYKQSRILHCVILVLESALFGMFVIAVLVDQCQGILGEENTVERMQNNHHYKKNSSRTLVLLSQVCGKSHPILWMLPCQNPPRYIFRKDAYLIDHEV, from the exons atgtatttatttataaggAGTATGgaacaaataaaaatgtttgtaaaagACCCCTGTGGCATTGTATGCATCATAGTCACGTACGTCGCTGTTTTTTATGCAGATTACGTCGTTGTATGTTGGGTTATCTTACATAGTTTACAAGACAG TTTATGGGGTCCATTTCATGTAGTGGCTTTCAACGCTGTTGTATTGTTATTGGTAATGTCACATTTGAAAGCAGTCTGCAGCGATCCTGGCGTTGTACCATTACCACAAAGTCGCATGGACTTTTCTGACATTCATACAGATAATTCAGAGACAAAAATTGAATGCGACGAAAGAGACAACTGGACCGTTTGCACTAGGTGTGAAACATACAGACCGCCCAAAGCACGTCATTGTAGAATTTGTAAACGATGTATTAGGAGAATGGATCATCATTGTCCATG GATAAACAACTGTGTCGGAGAAAGAAATCAAAAGTACTTTATCCAATTTCTGGTCTATGTTGGACTCCTGGCCGTCTATGCACTAGGTCTGGTAATAACATCATGGATCTTAGAATGTTCTCACTGCAGTAACGACATAGCTTACAAACAAAGTCGCAT CTTACACTGTGTTATATTGGTGTTGGAATCAGCATTGTTTGGCATGTTTGTCATCGCAGTACTGGTAGATCAATGCCAAGGTATACTGGGAGAAGAAAACACAGTGGAACGTATGCAAAATAATCATCATTATAAGAAAAATAGTTCACGTACCTTGGTGTTACTTTCTCAAGTTTGTGGCAAGAGTCATCCAATTTTATGGATGCTACCTTGCCAGAACCCGCCACGATATATTTTTCGAAAAGACGCGTACCTGATCGATCACGAAGTTTAA
- the Eif3k gene encoding eukaryotic translation initiation factor 3 subunit K — MAEAMRQTVAGMLKGIERYNPDHLATLEKYVEIQSRENAYDLEANLAVLKLYQLNPHKFDMDITCQILLKALTNLPHTDFVLCKCLLSEKIMQESPINQIMYLGGILEQCDFQHFWDRVLSMSDLCDNIVGFQDSIRKFVCHVVGITFQTIDKSLLAQLLGNVDDTTLKHWVKKYGWKEESKTIIFIANQDENIKTKNITEKIDFENVAGLMAACL, encoded by the exons ATGGCTGAAGCAATGCGTCAAACTGTGGCTGGAATGTTAAAAGGCATTGAAAG gtATAATCCAGATCATTTAGCCACTCTGGAAAAATATGTTGAAATACAATCAAGAGAAAACGCATATGATTTGGAAGCTAATTTAGCAGTTTTGAAGCTCTATCAATTGAATCCACATAAATTTGACATGGATATTACATGTCAAATATTGTTAAAGGCTTTAACAAATCTACCACATACAGATTTTGTTCTGTGCAAATGTCTCCTCAGTGAAAAAAtt ATGCAAGAAAGCCCCATTAATCAAATTATGTATTTAGGAGGTATTTTAGAACAATGTGACTTTCAGCATTTTTGGGACAGAGTTCTTTCCATGTCTGACCTTTGTGACAATATCGTAGGATTCCAAGATTCAATAAGAAAATTCGTTTGTCACGTAGTGGGAATTACTTTCCAAACAATAGATAAAAGCCTCTTGGCACAACTTCTTGGAAACGTTGATG ataCTACCTTAAAACACTGGGTAAAAAAGTATGGATGGAAAGAGGAaagtaaaacaattatttttatcgcCAATCAAGATGAGAATatcaaaacaaaaaatattacagAAAAAATAGATTTTGAAAATGTTGCTGGCCTAATGGCAGCTTGTCTTTAA
- the LOC143345471 gene encoding GPN-loop GTPase 3, producing MRYAQLVMGPAGSGKSTYCSVMQQHAANEGKVVEIVNLDPAAEYFDYEPLVDIRELIQLDDAMEDVELQFGPNGGLVFCMEYLLENSSWLEEKLGDVDDDYIIFDCPGQIELYTHMTVIRQLTVMLQNLNFRICGIFLVDSQFMIDGSKFLSGTMAALSVMINLELPHVNILSKMDLLSKSARKQLDKYLEPDPYSLLAGMETDFWNEKHRKLTEAIGRLIDDYSLVRFYPLHIKDEESVADIKLTIDNIIQYGEDADVKMRDFDEPDDDDKDRN from the exons ATGAGGTACGCGCAACTTGTAATGGGACCAGCTGGTAGTGGGAAG TCTACATATTGTTCTGTCATGCAACAACATGCAGCGAATGAAGGGAAAGTGGTAGAAATAGTAAATTTAGATCCAGCAGCAGAATATTTTGATTACGAACCTCTAGTCGATATAAGAGAATTAATTCAGTTAGATGATGCTATGGAAGATGTAGAATTACAATTTGGACCCAATGGTGGTCTTGTGTTTTGCATGGA GTATTTATTAGAAAATTCATCATGGTTAGAGGAAAAATTAGGCGATGTGGATGATGATtacattatttttgattgcccgGGTCAGATAGAATTATATACACATATGACAGTCATTCGTCAATTGACAGTAATGTTACAAAATCTCAATTTCCGTATTTGTGGAATATTTTTGGTAGACAGTCAATTTATGATCGATGGATCAAAATTTTTATCAGGCACCATGGCTGCGCTTAGTGTAATGATTAATTTAGAATTACCACACGTTAATATTCTCAGTAAAATGGACTTATTGTCAAAAAgtgcaagaaaacaattagataAGTATTTAGAACCTGACCCGTACAGTTTATTAGCAGGTATGGAAACAGATTTTTGGAATGAAAAACATAGAAAACTTACTGAGGCTATAGGAAGACTAATAGATGACTATAGTTTAGTACGTTTTTATCCATTACATATAAAAGACGAAGAGAGCGTCGCAGATATTAAATTAACGATTGACAATATTATTCAGTATGGAGAAGATGCTGATGTTAAGATGAGAGATtttgatgagcctgatgatgatgaTAAAGATAGAAATTAG
- the LOC143345470 gene encoding PHD finger protein 12 isoform X1, which yields MGTVEYGFPMIGGLMPQIQALIAPPVSEDSKTAKNKKDKEEKKHPYFKRRGRGHNHDICDACRDGGELICCDKCPASYHLQCHYPAVDPADIPNGEWLCYACRCASKRNILDSKGNEKNKKKSALEVLALAASLVNPREFELPKELQLPIMFPGSNKVDYVSGRRGKQQCGNNNVGKSHCLDSNLMVPLPARLCFECGRSCRKAPLIACDYCPLYFHQDCLDPPLTAFPIGRWMCPNHPNHFIDQNLLTSCRVTERIKLWDKYANQRIDQHAVKLAFLRKARATNPLFRTKVKLDGRTRVKVPCSVKFHYEHPPELDPVRFYHDAVIQPIVKKTKEQDTESNDSKALKVECTDIKKTEELMEVEKEVEKSNEIKEENNQEETNNETKCKEKAEEESVDENRCNDDSTAEYYAERFSYDVKEGVQLLERPVLEALALQRLEQILDSDGENYHTINCHMMARAALFSLNHKPKPPVFMFHKTLTIGSGPNCDLVLSNYGNCSFTSSKHAIIFFDEVTKRYELLNYSEYGTMVDNVLYSCNYTETVREQIKEETDEKIQSITKEQETTEAVKAIIKEKVLFSQEQTERKRVLCKCNLTKCEMQDTHHLEEGWEGSAIVAHGSTLAFGCLLFVFNTINAHLER from the exons ATGGGTACCGTAGAGTATGGGTTCCCGATGATCGGAGGATTAATGCCA CAAATTCAAGCTCTCATAGCACCACCCGTATCAGAAGATTCAAAAAcagcaaaaaataaaaaagacaaGGAAGAGAAGAAACATCCATATTTTAAAAGACGAGGACGAGGTCATAATCATGATATCTGTGATGCCTGTAGGGATGGAGGAGAACTTATATGCTGTGACAAATGTCCTGCATCATATCATTTGCAATGCCA ttATCCAGCAGTGGATCCAGCAGATATTCCTAATGGAGAATGGTTGTGTTATGCTTGTCGTTGTGCTTCAAAGAGAAATATTTTGGATAGTAAAGGAAATGAAAAAAACAAGAAGAAATCTGCGTTGGAGGTACTAGCTTTAGCAGCATCCCTAGTTAATCCCAGAGAGTTTGAATTGCCTAAAGAGTTACAATTACCAATAATGTTTCCTGGTAGTAATAAAGTAGATTATGTTTCGGGTAGAAGAGGAAAGCAACAATGTGGAAATAATAATG TAGGAAAAAGTCATTGTTTGGACAGCAATTTAATGGTACCTTTGCCAGCACGTTTATGTTTCGAATGCGGGCGTAGTTGCAGAAAAGCGCCTTTAATTGCATGTGATTACTGTCCATTGTATTTTCACCAAGACTGTTTAGACCCTCCACTAACTGCTTTTCCTATTGGTAGATGGATGTGTCCTAATCATCCAAATCATTTCATAGACCAGAATCTATTGACATCGTGTAGAGTAACAGAACGTATCAAGCTTTGGGACAAATATGCCAATCAACGTATAGATCAACATGCAGTGAAGTTAGCTTTTTTGCGTAAAGCGCGTGCAACAAACCCACTTTTTCGTACAAAGGTCAAATTGGATGGTCGAACAAGAGTAAAGGTTCCCTGTTCTGTCAAATTCCACTATGAACACCCTCCAGAATTAGATCCTGTACGATTCTATCATGATGCTGTCATACAACCAATAGTCAAGAAAACTAAAGAACAAGATACAGAAAGTAATGATAGCAAAGCTCTTAAAGTAGAATGCACAGATATAAAGAAGACAGAAGAATTGATGGAAGTAGAAAAAGAAGTTGAAAAGAGTAATGAGATAAAAGAAGAGAATAATCAAGAGGAGACAAATAATGAAACTAAATGTAAAGAAAAAGCAGAAGAAGAAAGTGTAGATGAAAATAGGTGTAACGACGATAGTACTGCTGAATATTATGCAGAACGTTTCAGTTATGATGTAAAAGAAGGTGTACAGTTACTTGAAAGACCAGTATTGGAAGCATTGGCGTTGCAACGGTTAGAACAAATATTAGATTCAGATGGAGAAAATTATCACACAATTAATTGTCATATGATGGCTAGAGCTGCATTGTTTTCATtaaatcacaaacctaaaccACCTGTTTTCATGTTTCATAAAACACTAACTATTGGAAGTGGCCCGAACTGTGATTTAGTTTTGTCCAATTATGGTAACTGCAGCTTTACATCTTCAAAACATGCTATTATTTTCTTTGATGAG GTTACAAAACgttatgaattattaaattacaGTGAATATGGGACAATGGTTGATAATGTACTTTATTCTTGTAACTATACCGAAACGGTAAGAGAACAAATAAAAGAAGAAACTGATGAGAAAATACAATCAATAACTAAAGAACAAGAAACTACGGAAGCAGTGAAAGCTATTATTAAAGAAAAAGTATTGTTTTCTCAAGAACAAACAGAAAGGAAGAGAGTATTATGTAAATGTAACTTAACAAAGTGTGAGATGCAAGATACACATCATTTAGAAGAGGGTTGGGAAGGAAGTGCTATTGTTGCTCATGGGTCAACATTAGCTTTTGGATGTCTATTATTTGTATTTAATACGATAAATGCACATTTGGAACGGTGA
- the LOC143345470 gene encoding PHD finger protein 12 isoform X2 has translation MGTVEYGFPMIGGLMPQIQALIAPPVSEDSKTAKNKKDKEEKKHPYFKRRGRGHNHDICDACRDGGELICCDKCPASYHLQCHYPAVDPADIPNGEWLCYACRCASKRNILDSKGNEKNKKKSALEVLALAASLVNPREFELPKELQLPIMFPGSNKVDYVSGRRGKQQCGNNNGKSHCLDSNLMVPLPARLCFECGRSCRKAPLIACDYCPLYFHQDCLDPPLTAFPIGRWMCPNHPNHFIDQNLLTSCRVTERIKLWDKYANQRIDQHAVKLAFLRKARATNPLFRTKVKLDGRTRVKVPCSVKFHYEHPPELDPVRFYHDAVIQPIVKKTKEQDTESNDSKALKVECTDIKKTEELMEVEKEVEKSNEIKEENNQEETNNETKCKEKAEEESVDENRCNDDSTAEYYAERFSYDVKEGVQLLERPVLEALALQRLEQILDSDGENYHTINCHMMARAALFSLNHKPKPPVFMFHKTLTIGSGPNCDLVLSNYGNCSFTSSKHAIIFFDEVTKRYELLNYSEYGTMVDNVLYSCNYTETVREQIKEETDEKIQSITKEQETTEAVKAIIKEKVLFSQEQTERKRVLCKCNLTKCEMQDTHHLEEGWEGSAIVAHGSTLAFGCLLFVFNTINAHLER, from the exons ATGGGTACCGTAGAGTATGGGTTCCCGATGATCGGAGGATTAATGCCA CAAATTCAAGCTCTCATAGCACCACCCGTATCAGAAGATTCAAAAAcagcaaaaaataaaaaagacaaGGAAGAGAAGAAACATCCATATTTTAAAAGACGAGGACGAGGTCATAATCATGATATCTGTGATGCCTGTAGGGATGGAGGAGAACTTATATGCTGTGACAAATGTCCTGCATCATATCATTTGCAATGCCA ttATCCAGCAGTGGATCCAGCAGATATTCCTAATGGAGAATGGTTGTGTTATGCTTGTCGTTGTGCTTCAAAGAGAAATATTTTGGATAGTAAAGGAAATGAAAAAAACAAGAAGAAATCTGCGTTGGAGGTACTAGCTTTAGCAGCATCCCTAGTTAATCCCAGAGAGTTTGAATTGCCTAAAGAGTTACAATTACCAATAATGTTTCCTGGTAGTAATAAAGTAGATTATGTTTCGGGTAGAAGAGGAAAGCAACAATGTGGAAATAATAATG GAAAAAGTCATTGTTTGGACAGCAATTTAATGGTACCTTTGCCAGCACGTTTATGTTTCGAATGCGGGCGTAGTTGCAGAAAAGCGCCTTTAATTGCATGTGATTACTGTCCATTGTATTTTCACCAAGACTGTTTAGACCCTCCACTAACTGCTTTTCCTATTGGTAGATGGATGTGTCCTAATCATCCAAATCATTTCATAGACCAGAATCTATTGACATCGTGTAGAGTAACAGAACGTATCAAGCTTTGGGACAAATATGCCAATCAACGTATAGATCAACATGCAGTGAAGTTAGCTTTTTTGCGTAAAGCGCGTGCAACAAACCCACTTTTTCGTACAAAGGTCAAATTGGATGGTCGAACAAGAGTAAAGGTTCCCTGTTCTGTCAAATTCCACTATGAACACCCTCCAGAATTAGATCCTGTACGATTCTATCATGATGCTGTCATACAACCAATAGTCAAGAAAACTAAAGAACAAGATACAGAAAGTAATGATAGCAAAGCTCTTAAAGTAGAATGCACAGATATAAAGAAGACAGAAGAATTGATGGAAGTAGAAAAAGAAGTTGAAAAGAGTAATGAGATAAAAGAAGAGAATAATCAAGAGGAGACAAATAATGAAACTAAATGTAAAGAAAAAGCAGAAGAAGAAAGTGTAGATGAAAATAGGTGTAACGACGATAGTACTGCTGAATATTATGCAGAACGTTTCAGTTATGATGTAAAAGAAGGTGTACAGTTACTTGAAAGACCAGTATTGGAAGCATTGGCGTTGCAACGGTTAGAACAAATATTAGATTCAGATGGAGAAAATTATCACACAATTAATTGTCATATGATGGCTAGAGCTGCATTGTTTTCATtaaatcacaaacctaaaccACCTGTTTTCATGTTTCATAAAACACTAACTATTGGAAGTGGCCCGAACTGTGATTTAGTTTTGTCCAATTATGGTAACTGCAGCTTTACATCTTCAAAACATGCTATTATTTTCTTTGATGAG GTTACAAAACgttatgaattattaaattacaGTGAATATGGGACAATGGTTGATAATGTACTTTATTCTTGTAACTATACCGAAACGGTAAGAGAACAAATAAAAGAAGAAACTGATGAGAAAATACAATCAATAACTAAAGAACAAGAAACTACGGAAGCAGTGAAAGCTATTATTAAAGAAAAAGTATTGTTTTCTCAAGAACAAACAGAAAGGAAGAGAGTATTATGTAAATGTAACTTAACAAAGTGTGAGATGCAAGATACACATCATTTAGAAGAGGGTTGGGAAGGAAGTGCTATTGTTGCTCATGGGTCAACATTAGCTTTTGGATGTCTATTATTTGTATTTAATACGATAAATGCACATTTGGAACGGTGA